A stretch of DNA from Juglans microcarpa x Juglans regia isolate MS1-56 chromosome 5D, Jm3101_v1.0, whole genome shotgun sequence:
attattactttttaccattttttcattattatttagaaaTCATTTGAGATAACTCACTATTGCCTAAAATTTTACTACAGTGTCCTGCCGACATAAAAGGAGATTTTTACGTTtcatttggatatagaaataatctcatctcatctcatctcatctcattattataactttcttaaaattttatataaaatataataaaaaatttgattttttcgaatcttaaaataataataatattaaaaaataatattttattttatttttaatttttatttaaaaccatcaTCTGCGATCCAGACCAGACTCGATGAAATAAGAGAACATACGATGTAACATACCGCCTTCCTCTGACCGAAAAGACCACCCATGTGGAAAAAAGCGGGGGTCAACACGGGACTCACGGGAGCCATCTCTTTCCCTGGCCGTAACAAACAAACCCGAGCTTCTAAGAAAACGCACCGTACAGGTTGGATTCTGCAAACGCCGTCGTAGACTAGATAAAACCCGTTTCCGTCTGCCACGACATTTCTACCCCCCGCCCCCGTCCCCGCCCCTaacttccttttctctctctctcgtgctcGCGCGCTCAAATAGCTGAAATCTAGGGCTCGAATCTTCCCGGTTTGACCTCCGAAACCATGAATATCTTCAGGTTCGCCGGCGATATGATGCACTTGATCAGCATCCTGGTCCTGCTTCTCAAAATCTACGCCACCAAGTCTTGTTCAGGTTAgttaaatctctctctctctctctctctctccccccccccccccccccctccccccaaccTCTTTCTCATCTTCATTTCTCTCGGGAAATTGAACAAACTAAttggaaacattttttttccagtACCGTATCCATCTCGGTCAAAAGAACCTTTATGTTTGCCTTGTCCCGCATTGTCGTATAGTTTGTGATCTGCCATCTTATTGTTcgttttttaatcttaattttcacCTTGTCCGTAAACGAATGGAAGCATTATGGTTTTTCTGTTTTATTGCTGATCATTAGcgtataaaaatttttaatttatgaaaaaaagaaaaagaaaagcctataaaaaatgaaaattgagacgtatttacatttttgtaatttaatcGCTTCCTCTAAAGACGCTATACAAATTTCTTCTGACAGCTAGTTGAATGAGGTTAGTTGCAGTGATATCATATACGGCTCAGAATAACGGAAGACCTTTAAGAATGAATAAATACGCATAATTGTGATTAAGCTTGAAAATTTGGTGTACTATATCAGGGATTTCGCTCAAGACTCAGGAGCTTTACGCTCTGGTGTTTCTGACGCGGTATTTGGATCTGTTCACGGGCTTTATCTCTGTCTATAACACGGTGATGAAGCTTGTGTTCATTGCAAGCTCTGCGGCGATCGTGTGGTGCATGCGGAGGCACCGGGTGGTGAGGCGCTCGTATGATAAAGAGCTCGACACATTTCGCCATTATTTTCTCATTGCTGCAAGCTTTGCTTTGGCGCTTCTTGTGAACGAGAAGTTTACGTTTCAAGAGGTGGTTCATCGTTAACTTTAACTAGTAATCATCAGGTTCTTTTTATACTTATTGAACTCTTGATAGAATTTTTATACTTACTATACCATCAAATCGGGGGAGTTGTGATGAATGCATAATCCAAAGTTCTGGAATAATTTCCTTTTAGTTTGATTGAAGATTTTACTTCTACGCAGTGTGGTCTGGTAATGATTAATGACTAATTTGACCTGTTCTCTTGGAGGGTTTTCTCATGTATTACTTCCCTTGTCGATGAGTGGTGACCTTTTGTGATTTTAATGAGTTCCTGTAAGAAAACCAAATATAAGGTACCCATCTAAACTTTGCTAATATTTACTTAACTTTAATTGTTGATCACATCAGCTATCGTTGAAGTTTTCCATGGAGTAGGAAGGATAATGAATTATATCATTGTTAAATTAAATGTTGAAAGAATTGTGTGCATGAAAGTTTGAGAGTGTTCGATTCAATCTCTTCTTCCTCAGTGAATGAGTGGTATATGGCGCAGAGGTAGACCTCTATTGTTAGGCTTTTGGAGAGACCTTTGTTTTGAGAATTCTAGTCCATGGCAATGGAGAAAAATCCTTTATTAAAGCTTTACCTTCTTTCTTTTGCCCTGAGCTTGAAGTTTTACCCTTCTGAATTTGGGTATTGGTTTAATGACTTTACTCCTCCCCCCTTCCCTTgtgttattattaattattttttaaataagtaggCTTAGCAGATGGAACTTTTAGAGTGTTACTGGCTTAATCGTTTTACTGCCATACTATGGGCATTGGTGATAAGGTTTAGGGTTTAAGTGGTCACTGTGCTATCTGAATCCTTCCCGTCGCATGCAAGTTCATATTATAAATACTTGCTGAAGACCCGCTGTTACGGTTCtttatcaataattttattttgcaaatCCTACCTCTCCAATCAAAATTTAGTATCATGCATGCTAGTTTTTTAGTAGTTCCCCGATGGATTATCAAATCATCGAGGTGCATGATGATCTGCTTCTAATGTTGTAACATTTTGCAGATCTTGTGGGCATTTTCAATATACTTGGAGGCAGTTGCAATTCTTCCTCAGTTAGTTTTGTTACAGCGTAGCGGAAATGTGGACAATTTAACGGGGCaatatgttttctttcttgggtatgtgtatctttttttaataccaGTGTTgctttacctataaaaaaaaaaaataccagtgTTGCTCTCAAGAATTCTCTTTGTTGTGTGGTTAACAAAATATCGCTGTGGAAGATACATCAGCTACTGCCAGCATAACTCTATGCAGTTACCTTGGAAACATACATGTTTGTATTGGACTAGGTAGTATGTATATATCTTACTTAGCACCCATGGTGATATAGGACAGCTCTAGCAAGTAAACCAAGGGAGAACTAAGCGAGTTGTACTGTTCATGAACATAGAAATGCAGTTTCTAACCACTTGGTAGCAGCTTGATACATTGTGAAGAGCTCTGTGTATATGAACATCTATGGATgtagtgtacttgggctttgccttctcttatgaataaaacttcttgattacctataaaaaaagcaTCTATGGATGTAGCAGGGAAAGATATAGAAGTGCACTTATCATTATGTGATTGGCCAATATTAACTTTTCAAGAATAAAAATGTGATAGGCCAGTTTCATCATATACAATGAAACCCGTATGGATTCGTGCACCCCATGATGTGTCTTGTTTTCACCATGTAATGACTGTTTCTGTTGCTCCCTAGCTTTCTTTAAGGTGATTTATTTACTGAAAAATAAGAAAGTGGTATATTTGAGTGAATTTGTATGTGTTTGTCAATGTGTGTTATTCTCTGGGGTGTTTGTTTGTGTTTTCATGCACGTTATATTGGTAAATAAGTTCAGAGACCAGAAAACTCCTTGAAGGGGATGCACCCCACATCCTCCATAGCTATCTTGCTGGTAACTCAATGAAAATTGAACTTATATGTGGTCGTCTTGTGCTTCCATCTAAAAATGGTATGATGTCATCAGGTGGGAAAGTAGAACGAAAATAGGTATTGCAGTTGATGAGAATTCTGAACCCCTTCacccaatcaaaaaaaaaaaaaaaataagaagaaagaaaaaagaaagaagaaaaaaaatctgaacCCCTTCAGAGCAATGCAAATCATGCAACCCTTTGcacacaactctctctctctctcgcacacaACCCTTTGCTTCCCGTGCCAACCTATTTCCACATGGCATGACAAGGGTAAGAGGCCACTGGACCGGATACTCTGTGTGGTGGAAAACCTTTGGAAACGAAACTCTTGAAACTTGGATGCATGCTCAAATTAGATCCATCTAGATAATGTAGCATTTCCAAATGTGACAACCATGCCCTAGTTTTGTTCAAAATTGTGACTTATTGCTTTTAGCTGTTTTTGTTTGCCGTTGAAGTAATGTTATTGAACTTGTGGCGAGTGTACTTACCATCCATATATTCATTCTGCAGGGCATATCGTGCATTCTACATCCTTAACTGGATATATCGCCACTTTACAGAGTCTCATTTTAGTCGATGGATAGGTAAGCTATGCCTAGAATCTCAGAGAAGAACTGTTTGTCATGCGTCTTGCAGCTTGTGAgtataattaaattctttcttaattttgCAGCTTGCATCTCCGGACTTGTTCAGACAGCTTTATATGCAGATTTCTTTTACTAT
This window harbors:
- the LOC121266501 gene encoding ER lumen protein-retaining receptor A, yielding MNIFRFAGDMMHLISILVLLLKIYATKSCSGISLKTQELYALVFLTRYLDLFTGFISVYNTVMKLVFIASSAAIVWCMRRHRVVRRSYDKELDTFRHYFLIAASFALALLVNEKFTFQEILWAFSIYLEAVAILPQLVLLQRSGNVDNLTGQYVFFLGAYRAFYILNWIYRHFTESHFSRWIACISGLVQTALYADFFYYYYISWKSNTKLKLPA